atataataaatgattGGAGTCAAATGGTTccctcaaaaagaaaaaagaaaagtgtGATAGTGAAAGATGGGAAGTCCATGTGAACACATGTTTCTCTGAATAAACCTCAGGTGTCTTCTTGACCTTTGGtgaactcttttttttactGGTCAACCCTTTTTAATACGATCTGCATTTTCTGACCAAAGTAGTTTGGTTTTATAGTTCATATTTTGCGGGTACTAATTAATCTGGGTTTCAGttggaatctttttttttcagtttccaACTTGCTAAtgtatttttagtttcaaaGATATGAAAAGATCAATTAAGTTGTAGTTCAGTTTGGATCCGTTTTAAACagaacaaaacttaaaaattttataatatgatcAGTATATAGAATTTAGTTTGAATAAAGGGGAAATGGTTTGGTTAGGTTTTTAAGCGtcatactccctctgttcctagATATAAGATGTTTAGAAGAATTTTCATGTTTCAATATGTAAGATGTTATCATATTTCTAGgtaactttaactttatcaaaaacaaccaatcaaatttaatagttttattttgtaattggttgaatgcttttaatttatagttttaatgttattttctagacaaaaattaatttttcttaatatatgtgtttTTAACTAAACATCCTTTatttaggaacagagggagtacatTGTATCATAAATAATAAGTGGCACGTGGTAGATATATAACGAATAGGATAAATGATAGTAGTAGCTAATTATAGCAAAGACACCGTGTTCAAAACTTTGATTGACTTATAATTAAGTGCTTCGGAAAGCGGGTAAATGCTTAACTTAAAGCATCTCCCAATATTCATGCAGATGTACATTGCATTTTGCCTCAAAATTCATAATCTTTATTTTCacccttttattttattaattcaaacatatttaaattttatgactCGATTATTATTGTCATTGTTGTTTCTGCTTCAGTAGCTGTCAGttactaaaaatagtttatacgTGGTTGTCCATTGTCATcgtttctttattttaaattcttcGATGTCATACCTTTAAGAATTTACCCCTATGAGTTGACCcccaaaattatataatttctctAAAAGTCAGTTCATGCATCTTATAAGCGTCTTTGGACCAAAAGACAAATCGGCTTGATCGTTAAGCACTCGTGAGTAGTTATCTAAAGTATTGGGATTTTTGTAAAACGAAACGAAAAGTGGCTTAAGCCTAAATTAAAGCTTATCATGGCCTATTTGGCTGTCTCTGGTGTCATAACAAATTCACATATTATACGAAAACTTGTTTACATAGTATAAATTCCCGCCTTGAGAGGTTTCTTGACGTACAAGTCACACGGCCTGAAAATATGATAGTGAGCCAACAGTCTCTCAGTTTCAAAACGCTCTTTGGGATATACtactaaaacaaaaataaacctaTTGTGAGATTTCCACAACTCAGGACTAATATACATGTAACACCGAGGCGAATCAGTGGTAGGCATAAGTCCTTTTCTTGCATCGGTTTCAAGTGGGATGATGTTGTGTTTATATTCAAGAGCTCGTGAAACTATGAGATTGCTAGATTACCCTTTCAACTCAACTAAACCGATCCGGTTTATTATATAGTCTCGATTTCTACGGGCCAAAGAGAACTAAAGAAGCAAAAGGGCTATTGGCGTCTTAGTCGTTAATGGGCTAATTAGTAGCCCAATGGGCTTTGATATTATGAATAAGAACGTCAAATACGCCTCCGTGACTCCGTCGTCTTCCTTCTCCTCCGTCTCCAATGGCGGGTTTCAGTTCTCTGATACCTAAAACACCTCTCAAACGCGCCGTTACTAGAGCAACCGTTAACCTATCGACGCCGTTATCTACTATTCCCGCCGCACGAAGTCTCTTCACCGGAGGAGGAGGACGTAATGGTTAGTACACACTCTGTTTTTGAATTTTCACCatcattctttttaaaaattcgaACTTTGAGCTGGTTTGTCTAAGTGGTCAAAGTTGCTGTCTATTTCGAATCTTAGTTTGGTATCTTTTATTGTTGTAGGTGAGAAAGCAAGTAAGCTTCACAAAGCCATTGGTAATGCTGGCACGTTTACTCATCGTCTTCTCGGGGTAAAGTTTTCAtctttgaaatgtttttttccgCATTAGACACCACAGAAACATAATACATTTGTCTGTTGGTGTTGCTTTGTGTAATGAAAcgttaaaacatagattttttaagaGAATATTTGTATACATACATCTTACTGTGTGCACGTTTCTTAGGCCAGCCAAACAAACAAGCCTGCCTTCTCAAGGGTCCAATCTATGAGCTATCAGTTTGTGGCTGATTCCCATGCGCCTCGTGCACCTTCTCTGGAAGCTGAGGTACACTAGTATACACTCGAGATTTGGCTTTGTGTTTTGTTGCCTTAGTCTTAGTGTGAGCTCAAGCTATGTAATTTCTTTCAGACACATCTTATACATATTGAACTAGATATATGTCTAAGTTATACCACATGCATTATGATATTAAAGACCCTGAAATGCTTAGATTCTCATTCAGCGGCATGTATCTCTCGGTAGATTAGTATAGTCAATCACATAACTGATGTTGGTCACAATAATTTCTCTGATCCATGTACTTTTTGTTAGCAATTTCTCATTTAATCGTGTATATGGGAGGCTTGTTTTTCATGTTGATGTAGGATGGGCAAGGTATTGTGGATTCATCAAAGAAAGGAAACGCTGAAACGCCTAGGAAGCAGCAGATGGGAGAGAACATACCCAAGAAGGATAAAATAAAGTTTCTTGTGAACACTGTAAGCAGAACTTTGTAATGTTCTTATGGTCATAGTTTTATTCGTTGGCTTATATCTGTATAAAACATCCTTAATACGAGCTGGTGGACTATGCAGCTTCTTGATATAGAAGATAATAAAGAGGCGGTTTATGGAGCACTAGATGCTTGGGTTGCTTGGGAACGCAATTTCCCCATTGCTTCCCTCAAAAGAGTCATCGCTATTCTTGAAAAGGAGCATCAATGGCATCGTATGGTTCAGGTAATGCTCTCTCCCCTTCTTTTCTCTTATTTAGAAAACTCATGAACCGTTAAATTGAACATATCATCTGTTTTAATGGCTTGTAGGTAATAAAGTGGATACTTAGCAAGGGACAAGGGACCACGATGGGGACATACGGACAGTTAATAAGAGCGTTAGATATGGATCGTAGAGCAGAAGAGGCACACGCTATCTGGCGTAAGAAAATCGGGCATGATCTTCATTCTGTGCCTTGGCAGCTATGCTTACAGATGACCCGCAT
The nucleotide sequence above comes from Brassica napus cultivar Da-Ae chromosome A9, Da-Ae, whole genome shotgun sequence. Encoded proteins:
- the LOC106402950 gene encoding pentatricopeptide repeat-containing protein At4g21190-like isoform X1, which gives rise to MAGFSSLIPKTPLKRAVTRATVNLSTPLSTIPAARSLFTGGGGRNGEKASKLHKAIGNAGTFTHRLLGASQTNKPAFSRVQSMSYQFVADSHAPRAPSLEAEDGQGIVDSSKKGNAETPRKQQMGENIPKKDKIKFLVNTLLDIEDNKEAVYGALDAWVAWERNFPIASLKRVIAILEKEHQWHRMVQVIKWILSKGQGTTMGTYGQLIRALDMDRRAEEAHAIWRKKIGHDLHSVPWQLCLQMTRIYFRNNMLQELVKLFRDLERYDRKPPDKHIVQIVADAYELLGMVEEKERVLEKYSSLFLGAASDEQSRRSSRKKKKPGVTSPEATAEDAVDAKLQEGIKENMDNHQESEAITENRPEHGA
- the LOC106402950 gene encoding pentatricopeptide repeat-containing protein At4g21190-like isoform X2 — protein: MAGFSSLIPKTPLKRAVTRATVNLSTPLSTIPAARSLFTGGGGRNGEKASKLHKAIGNAGTFTHRLLGASQTNKPAFSRVQSMSYQFVADSHAPRAPSLEAEDGQGIVDSSKKGNAETPRKQQMGENIPKKDKIKFLVNTLLDIEDNKEAVYGALDAWVAWERNFPIASLKRVIAILEKEHQWHRMVQVIKWILSKGQGTTMGTYGQLIRALDMDRRAEEAHAIWRKKIGHDLHSVPWQLCLQMTRIYFRNNMLQELVKIVADAYELLGMVEEKERVLEKYSSLFLGAASDEQSRRSSRKKKKPGVTSPEATAEDAVDAKLQEGIKENMDNHQESEAITENRPEHGA